One genomic region from Rosa rugosa chromosome 1, drRosRugo1.1, whole genome shotgun sequence encodes:
- the LOC133720226 gene encoding uncharacterized protein LOC133720226: MKCPKLQEVKVSSHTNDSNHSLIRDPITRDLLSIGSKPYFSYLSDWIDSSLKLSLSQSPLSSRETKTEKPFQPRRKNRRPPSLPQTSRTQKAETSRLAVFDLVDAAGPVWDLVDEPSSICVGHGSIPAVSAIQFDSFIRDQISQFLPMQFKGFRGD; the protein is encoded by the exons ATGAAATGTCCAAAACTGCAG GAAGTAAAAGTTTCTTCACATACAAATGACAGTAATCACTCACTTATCAGAGACCCGATAACCCGAGATCTCCTATCCATTGGATCAAAACCCTATTTTTCCTATCTCTCCGACTGGATCGACTCTTCCCtcaaactctcactctctcagtctccaCTCTCCAGCCGAGAAACAAAAACGGAGAAGCCCTTCCAGCCCAGACGGAAAAACCGACgacctccctccctccctcaaaCATCGCGAACCCAGAAGGCAGAAACATCGCGTCTTGCCGTCTTCGATTTGGTTGATGCAGCCGGCCCCGTCTGGGATTTGGTTGATGAACCATCTTCGATCTGTGTTGGCCATGGCTCAAT CCCTGCAGTGAGTGCAATTCAGTTTGACAGTTTCATTCGTGACCAGATTTCCCAATTTCTCCCAATGCAATTTAAAG GCTTTAGAGGTGATTGA
- the LOC133722640 gene encoding NAC domain-containing protein 82-like yields MGKSSLPPGFRFNPTDVELVQYYLKRKVMGKRLHVQVIAEVDIYKSAPWDLPDKSCWRSGDLKWYFFSPREKKYARGARMNRATDCGYWKTSGKDRSVVYDSEVVGWIKTLIFHTGRAPRGERTNWVLHEYRLEDKNLVDLGVPQDSYVLCMVFQKDGIGPRSNKQYGAPFKEEDWTDDEVETDVVPYVNMSEPNLVHANMHEPEPDPDQVLVNSNITEPDLVYGNLPDPYLVHPNMPQSDLGCANMPEPYLVLPSNYNSSIATRTNSHESCVSDILPPSSNVLQSVSSNYVTTEKPHVSTDDDIMSMLNCFTEEGTFSMGDIDKNEELDNFIYSGDANPIADLEICDTYEDLGGFSKDGYNIPNGANSGAPGENEPYLELVDLDKPLNDNNSLFPMISPPRSFLGETPYEDLFFSWRDDL; encoded by the coding sequence ATGGGGAAATCATCTTTGCCTCCTGGCTTTCGGTTTAATCCCACTGATGTTGAGCTGGTACAATATTATTTGAAGAGGAAGGTAATGGGGAAAAGACTCCATGTTCAAGTTATTGCTGAGGTGGATATTTACAAGTCGGCTCCTTGGGATCTTCCGGACAAATCTTGTTGGAGAAGTGGAGATTTGAAATGgtacttcttttctcctagaGAGAAAAAATATGCACGCGGAGCTAGAATGAATCGTGCCACCGACTGTGGGTACTGGAAGACCTCGGGAAAGGATAGGTCTGTTGTTTACGATAGTGAAGTTGTCGGGTGGATAAAAACATTAATTTTTCACACAGGTCGAGCTCCACGAGGAGAACGGACTAATTGGGTTTTACATGAGTATAGGCTTGAAGACAAGAACCTGGTTGATTTGGGTGTGCCTCAGGATTCTTATGTGCTCTGTATGGTTTTCCAAAAGGATGGGATAGGACCGAGAAGTAATAAACAATATGGTGCACCCTTCAAAGAGGAAGACTGGACTGATGATGAGGTTGAAACTGATGTAGTTCCATATGTAAACATGTCTGAGCCAAACCTTGTTCATGCAAACATGCATGAGCCAGAGCCAGACCCTGATCAAGTACTTGTTAATTCAAACATCACTGAGCCCGATCTTGTTTATGGAAATTTGCCCGACCCATACCTTGTTCATCCAAACATGCCTCAATCAGACCTTGGTTGTGCAAACATGCCTGAGCCATACCTGGTCTTGCCCAGCAACTATAATAGTTCTATTGCTACTCGAACCAATTCCCATGAGTCTTGCGTTTCTGATATCTTGCCACCTTCTAGCAATGTTCTCCAGTCTGTTTCCAGTAATTATGTTACAACAGAGAAACCTCATGTTTCAACCGATGATGATATCATGTCGATGCTTAATTGCTTTACAGAAGAAGGAACTTTCTCCATGGGTGACATTGACAAAAATGAGGAGCTTGATAATTTCATTTATTCGGGAGATGCTAATCCTATAGCTGATCTTGAAATATGTGATACTTATGAAGATCTGGGAGGTTTTAGCAAAGATGGATATAATATCCCCAATGGAGCTAATTCTGGAGCTCCAGGTGAGAATGAGCCATATCTGGAGCTAGTTGATCTTGACAAACCTTTGAATGACAATAATTCTCTGTTTCCAATGATTAGTCCACCTCGTTCTTTTCTTGGAGAAACACCTTATGAAGACTTGTTCTTTTCATGGAGAGATGACTTGTGA
- the LOC133722650 gene encoding uncharacterized protein LOC133722650, translating to MSNSELEDKIFSLFKDFMAGIAKFEELVPMGSTFLNGFQHALEFLRRPAIDKTSELVKNIIQSNETKRVKSYIEAGCINTDDGRHNITKLQSCQLGLHDHICKGKGILNELECLLEDVSGAMQDKSLFQDDNLGERLNEQACINDKEEIALPCPRRNEVTDYAVLMAVIYRMVKQEYMMQERIVSALSLKSSSGELESYCLMWSLRPYIDEEIMGHAWKLIH from the exons ATGTCGAATTCTGAATTAGAGGACAAGATTTTCAGCTTGTTCAAGGATTTTATGGCCGG GATTGCCAAGTTTGAGGAATTGGTGCCCATGGGAAGCACATTTCTCAATGGCTTTCAGCATGCACTGG AGTTTCTTCGACGGCCGGCGATAGATAAAACATCTGAGTTGGTTAAAAATATAATCCAATCTAACGAAACAAAGAGGgttaaatcatacattgaagCTGGATGTATCAACACTGATGATGGCAGGCACAATATAACCAAGT TGCAATCATGCCAACTTGGACTTCATGACCATATATGTAAAG GAAAAGGTATACTTAACGAACTGGAATGCCTACTGGAAGATGTAAGTGGTGCAATGCAAGATAAATCCTTGTTCCAGGATGACAATTTGGGTGAAAGGTTGAATGAACAAGCATGTATCAATGACAAG GAGGAAATTGCCTTGCCTTGTCCCAGAAGAAATGAAGTTACTGATTATGCTGTCCTGATGGCAGTCATTTATCGTATGGTCAAGCAAGAATATATGATGCAG GAAAGAATTGTTTCTGCCTTAAGTCTCAAGTCATCTTCCGGAGAATTAGAGAGCTACTGCCTTATGTGGTCTTTGCGTCCTTACATAGATGAAGAAATTATGGGTCATGCTTGGAAACTTATACACTGA
- the LOC133722658 gene encoding phosphoenolpyruvate carboxykinase (ATP) 1-like → MASNGDGDFSFATGNGPAAVTNGNGAARNGLAKIHTTPKNGNGVCHDDSSATVKAQTIDQLHSLQKKKSAPTTPIKGTQGDFAVALSEEERQMQQLQSISNSLASLTRGTGPKVVRGDPAQQSPHHTPKVSSHHHHFTPTISVSDSALKFTHVLYNLSPAELYEQAINNEKGSFVTSTGALATLSGAKTGRSPRDKRVVKDETTEEELWWGRGSPNIEMDEHTFMVNRERAVDYLNSLDKVFVNDQYLNWDPENRIKVRIVSARAYHSLFMHNMCIRPSPEELENFGTPDFTIYNAGQFPCNRYTHYMTSSTSIDLNLGRKEMVILGTMYAGEMKKGLFSLMHYLMPKRQILSLHSGCNMGKDGDVALFFGLSGTGKTTLSTDHNRYLIGDDEHCWTENGVSNIEGGCYAKCIDLSREKEPDIWNAIKFGAVLENVVFDEHTREVDYSDKSVTENTRAAYPIEYIPNAKIPCVGPHPKNVILLACDAFGVLPPVSKLNLAQTMYHFISGYTALVAGTEEGIKEPQATFSACFGAAFIMLHPTKYAAMLAQKMQQHGATGWLVNTGWSGGRYGSGKRIKLPYTRKIIDAIHSGSLLNANYKKTEVFGLEIPTEIEGVPSEILDPVNTWSDKNAYQETLLKLAGLFKNNFETFTNYKIGKDNKLTEEILAAGPNF, encoded by the exons ATGGCGTCTAACGGTGACGGAGATTTCAGCTTCGCGACTGGGAACGGCCCGGCGGCGGTGACGAACGGCAACGGAGCGGCGAGGAACGGGCTGGCGAAGATCCATACGACGCCGAAGAACGGGAATGGGGTGTGCCACGACGACAGCTCGGCGACGGTGAAGGCTCAGACCATCGACCAGCTTCATTcgctgcagaagaagaagtcggCACCGACGACACCCATCAAGGGCACTCAGGGAGACTTTGCTGTGGCTCTCTCCGAGGAGGAACGCCAGATGCAGCAGCTCCAGTCCATCAG TAACTCTCTGGCTTCGCTGACGAGAGGGACTGGACCAAAGGTTGTGAGAGGAGACCCTGCCCAGCAGTCTCCTCATCATACCCCGAAGGTGTCATCGCACCACCATCATTTCACTCCCACCATCAGCGTCAGTGACAGTGCCCTCAAGTTCACCCATGTCCTCTACAACCTCTCTCCTGCTG AGCTATATGAGCAGGCGATAAATAACGAAAAGGGGTCGTTCGTTACGTCAACAGGCGCATTAGCAACACTTTCTGGAGCCAAGACAGGTCGGTCTCCAAGAGATAAACGCGTCGTCAAGGATGAGACCACAGAAGAGGAGCTTTGGTGGGGAAG GGGTTCACCGAACATTGAGATGGACGAGCACACTTTCATGGTCAACAGGGAAAGAGCTGTGGATTACCTGAATTCTTTGGACAAG GTCTTTGTAAATGACCAATACTTGAACTGGGATCCAGAAAACAGAATCAAAGTGCGGATTGTCTCTGCCAGGGCTTATCATTCTTTGTTCATGCACAACAT GTGTATCCGACCCAGTCCTGAAGAGCTGGAGAATTTTGGTACTCCGGACTTCACTATTTACAATGCTGGTCAGTTCCCGTGTAATCGTTACACCCACTATATGACATCCTCCACTAGCATAGATCTTAATCTTGGTAGGAAGGAAATGGTCATCCTCGGCACCATGTATGCCGGGGAAATGAAGAAAGGCCTTTTCAGTCTCATGCATTATCTCATGCCTAAGCGACAAATCCTATCCCTACATTCTGGCTGCAATATGGGGAAAGATGGAGATGTCGCACTCTTCTTTGGATTGTCAG gTACTGGGAAGACAACTCTGTCTACTGATCACAATAGATACCtaattggagatgatgaacactGTTGGACTGAGAATGGTGTATCAAATATCGAAGGTGGTTGCTATGCCAAGTGTATTGATCTCTCGAGGGAGAAAGAACCTGACATTTGGAATGCCATCAAGTTTGGTGCTG TGTTGGAAAATGTCGTGTTTGATGAGCATACTCGAGAAGTGGATTATTCTGACAAATCTGTTACAG AGAATACTCGGGCAGCCTACCCCATTGAGTACATTCCCAATGCAAAAATACCGTGTGTTGGTCCTCATCCGAAGAATGTGATACTTTTGGCATGTGATGCATTTGGTGTGCTCCCACCTGTGAGCAAGTTAAACCTGGCACAGACCATGTACCATTTCATTAGTGGCTATACTGCACTG GTTGCTGGAACTGAAGAGGGCATTAAGGAGCCACAGGCAACATTCTCGGCTTGCTTTGGTGCTGCATTTATAATGTTGCATCCAACGAAGTATGCAGCAATGCTTGCTCAGAAAATGCAGCAGCATGGTGCAACTGGATGGCTGGTCAACACTGGCTGGTCTGGTGGAAG GTATGGTTCGGGAAAGCGCATTAAGCTACCCTACACCAGGAAAATCATTGACGCCATACACTCTGGCAGCCTCTTGAATGCAAATTACAAGAAGACTGAAGTGTTTGGACTTGAGATCCCCACTGAGATTGAGGGAGTGCCTTCAGAAATACTGGATCCAGTGAACACT TGGTCGGACAAGAATGCATACCAGGAAACACTCCTGAAGTTGGCTGGTCTATTTAAGAACAACTTTGAGACTTTCACAAACTACAAGATTGGCAAGGACAACAAGCTGACTGAAGAAATTCTCGCTGCTGGTCCGAATTTCTAG